One Anolis carolinensis isolate JA03-04 chromosome 5, rAnoCar3.1.pri, whole genome shotgun sequence DNA segment encodes these proteins:
- the nup50 gene encoding nuclear pore complex protein Nup50, with amino-acid sequence MAKRMAEKELTDRNWDQEEDTEEAGTFSVASEDILKNRAIKKAKRRNVGFESEGGGAFKGFKGFVLPSGTGGFSGFGNGTGTKPLGGLSNGSSSSSSITKNSSFSDLKTTGESQTAFSSVVSSGSVSNTAVEKMSANMEVNGECQQPLSSGFTQSKACSPDVYHKQLAALNCSVRDWIVKHVNANPLCDLTPIFRDYEKYLAEIEKHGTSGDSSSGSNSKKATGTQSGSTFGNSCLQQGSAFLFNSKKSEDTAGKKTDREKKAEPNLGSSSTVSFTFSKSVDNSGLNSGTVSSFSFSSGSTGLFGKEAKQGKALPSFSSSALGTPTESGSSENKEGDEDEEEPPKVLVNEVKEEDAFYSKKCKIFYKKDNEFKEKGVGTLHLKTAGNQKTQLLVRADTNLGNILLNILVPPKMPCSRTGKNNVLIVCVPNPPVDEKNATIPVPMLIRVKTSEDADELHKILLEKKEI; translated from the exons ATGGCTAAGAGAATGGCAGAAAAGGAGCTCACTGATAGAAATTGGGATCAAGAAGAAGACACTGAGGAG GCAGGAACTTTCTCAGTCGCCAGTGAAGACATTTTGAAGAACAGAGCTATTAAGAAGGCAAAACGGAGGAACGTGGGGTTTGAG TCTGAAGGTGGCGGAGCTTTCAAAGGATTTAAAGGTTTCGTTTTACCTTCTGGAACTGGTGGATTTTCTGGTTTTGGCAATGGCACAGGAACTAAACCTTTAGGAGGGCTATCCAatggcagcagcagtagcagcagcattaCAAAGAATTCTTCATTCTCTGATTTAAAGACAACTGGCGAATCACAAACTGCATTTA GTTCTGTAGTATCCAGTGGCTCAGTCAGTAATACTGCAGTTGAGAAAATGTCTGCAAATATGGAAGTTAATGGCGAATGTCAGCAGCCACTGTCATCCGGATTCACTCAGAGTAAAGCATGCAGCCCTGATGTTTATCATAAACAGTTAGCTGCTCTAAATTGTTCTGTGCGTGACTGGATAGTAAAACATGTAAATGCCAATCCGCTCTGTGACCTGACGCCGATATTCCGAGACTACGAGAAATATTTAGCTGAAATAGAAAAACATGGAACCAGTGGTGACAGCAGTTCTGGAAGCAACAGTAAGAAGGCAACTGGAACTCAGTCTGGCTCTACATTTGGGAATTCATGTCTGCAGCAAGGCTCTGCATTTTTATTTAACAGCAAGAAATCTGAAGATACAGCAGGAAAGAAGACTGATCGGGAAAAGAAAGCAGAACCAAACCTAGGGTCTTCGTCAACTGTCTCATTTACATTTAGCAAGAGTGTTGACAACTCTGGTCTGAATTCTGGTACTGTGTCTAGTTTCTCTTTCTCTTCGGGAAGTACAGGGTTATTTGGAAAAGAAGCAAAGCAGGGAAAGGCTCTTCCTTCATTTTCCAGTAGCGCGTTAGGTACACCAACAGAAAGTGGTAGCAGCGAAAATAAAG AAGGTGATGAAGACGAAGAGGAGCCACCAAAAGTACTAGTTAATGAAGTAAAGGAAGAGGATGCCTTCTACTCAAAGAA ATGTAAAATCTTTTACAAGAAAGATAATGAGTTTAAAGAAAAAGGAGTAGGAACACTACACTTAAAAActgcaggaaatcagaagactcaGCTCTTAGTACGGGCAGATACTAATTTAG GCAACATACTGCTGAacattttggtgccccccaaGATGCCATGCTCAAGAACGGGAAAGAACAACGTCCTCATTGTCTGTGTCCCAAATCCTCCTGTTGATGAGAAGAATGCCACCATTCCGGTTCCTATGCTGATAAGAGTGAAAACAAGCGAGGATGCAGATGAGTTGCACAAAATTTTACTGGAGAAAAAAGAGATCTAA